Sequence from the Caretta caretta isolate rCarCar2 chromosome 8, rCarCar1.hap1, whole genome shotgun sequence genome:
AAAATTCAGGAATAATCTCACAGCATAGTATGATCTCCCAAGGAAACTGTACCAAAAAAATACCAAACTACCCCACACTTGAATTGGTCTCCACTATACAGTCCACATGGAGCATGGAAATGAAGTATATGGCAGAATAggattcccccccagccccaatatCTACCATTATTCAAATAAGTGGTAATTTATTAAGATTTCTTGTTTAGGAGATGTACCTGTGAAGGAAATTATTGACTCTGCTAACAGAACAGCCTGGATAGCTCAACAGGTGGACCTGGCCAAAAAGCAGTATATGGATGGAATTAATATAGACATAGAGCAAGAAGTTCGTGAGATGTCACCTGAATACTATGCATTAACGGCTCTGGTTAAAGAAACTACTGATGCTTTTCATAGAGAAATTCCAGGATCACAGgtgaaaacaaaatttattttataaaatgataGATTTTAAATCTGTGATGTCCTCGCAATTTATTCCATAATGTAAAGAGCACTTGTCTGTAAAATTCTGTGCAAGCCACTGGCACTGTTTCCCAAGTGTACattgtattatatatattattatgGTCATATATAAGCTCCTTATTgagctaggtgttgtacaaacagaacaaaaatggcTGTATTCTTTTTCTCTGAAGGATAATTGAAAATGCATCCTTTAAGGAACTCAAATATTAAAATAGAAGCAATTTTGCTGGGATTGACAGTATTTTCATTATAGACCTTTTTGGTGTATTGGCTGCCAAAGGTAAATCACTTTTATGTTGTTGTTGGTATGACTTAATGAAACTTTGAAAATACTGATAATTTCAGCATGATGTGAGGAAAAACTTGATAAATCTTTAGCAGGATTTAACAGGCAAAGGAATCAAAGATGTTAAAGATTTCCTTTGAAAAGATTTATCTTTATCCTTTGCCTGTTCTCTGTCATGTTCTTAAATAGATTATCATTGGTCATAGTTCGTAattctatttttgtgtgtgtattaaattacacacacacacagaagactttgcagacatattttaaaaaaaggtgaatCAGATTTTGGGCCCACTAGTCTTGACTGTGCTCCTTTTATGCATATTAATTTTATAGTTGTAAAGGCAGATTTGCTCTGAAAACTCAGAAATATTACAGTTCCTCTTACAATCCATGGGTATCGAACAGCGCAGCATTTTGAAAACATCCCACTAAAGTTTACATAGCTCTGCTTTACAAAACAGCAAAGCAATAAAATATATGAATTCCACACTAGATTTAAAGTTGTGGTTTTGTCTGTCAGGTCACCTTTGATGTGGCTTGGTCTCCAGCATGCATAGACAAAAGATGCTACAACTACAGTGGGATTGCAGATGCCTGTGATTTCTTGTTCGTGATGTCTTATGATGAGCAGAGTCAGGTCTGGACAGGATGTATTGCAAGAGCCAATGCTCCCTACAGTCAGACCTTAGATGGTAAGAATCAGTCAATAATGTTAGCAGCTGGcacatttctcttttaaaatgcattattggAAGAGGACacctttttcctaaaatatattaaatgccTTTTGATTGCATTATTTGTTTTCTTGAAGCCTTTGATATTACTAAAATCTACTAAGAGAACTGTTTTCACATTGAGGGAATAGGTACCTCAGATTTTTGTGGCACCATGGATGGACATAGAGCAGTCATGTGCTATTTGACACCTGAATTCTATATGTCACCCTCAGTGGGATTCAGGTACACCCATGGGCAAGAGTTGGATTAGGGCATAGGCACAAATGGCACCTACCTAAGGCTGCACCTGCACCCATTTAACTTCTTTCTTGACTGAAAATGATTTAAATGTGCAGGGTTCCACATCAGCTTAATGGCTCATACAGTTTGTCACCCTACAACTGCTCAGGTTGTCAGCTACTGAAACATCTTGAACTGCTTTATTCTGCTGTTAAACTTTATCTTTCCTTTCTGTGCATCATGTAGAACTTTCTTGTATTTAGAATTCATATTTCAATAATGTTGGCAGCTTTCTGCATATACTGAAACGCCCTTTGTTTTTCCTCGCTGGCCAGGGTATCATATGAAAGCATGGCTGTGAAAGCTAATTGGTGCACTTCCCTGGAGCTTCCTAATGTCTTGCAGATAGTTAATACTTGAGTCTTTTTAGTACTTAATTTTATAtgatttctttattaataaattaatCATATTGTAGATCAAACAGTAAAAGGATGTTATACCAAAGGAATTACATTGGAAAGAGGGTTGTAGATGTATTTATCTGCCTTGATAACCTTTGCTTCATTAGTGTTGAGAAATCTGCTCTAggtatagattctaaggccagaagggatcattataacctcctgtatcacacaggccatatAACTTCCCCAGAGTAATGACTGGAACgtatctttaagaaaaacatccagtcttaattttaaaattatcagcAATGgagacccttggtaaattgttccagtggttagttattcttgctgtttaaaaaataaataaataaataaataaattatgccttatttctagtctgaatttgtcttgcttcaactttaagctattggatcgtgttatacctttctctgctagtttgaagaatctattatcaaatatttgttccccatgtagatacttaacGGACCGTTGTGaagtcaccacttaaccttctcttcggagctcagtctatcactataagttTATCACtatttttttctaatcttttaatcattctcatggctcttctctgaaccctctgcaatttatcaatatctttcttcagttgtgggcaccagaattggacatagtattccagcagcagttacatgattgccaaatatagaggtaaaatagccTTTCTATTTCTACTTGAGATTCTCCTttttatgcatctcaggatcacattagctcttttggtcacagcgTCACATTAGGAGCTCATAttgagctgattatccaccatgacccccaaatctttttcaaagtcactgcctTCCGGAATAGAGTCCCCtgtcctgtaagtgtggcctgcattgttagttcctagatgtatacatttacatttatctGTATTAACACACACCGTTTGCTTGTGCATAGTTTACCAAACGtttcagattgctctgaatcagtgatctgtcctcctTCATTACTGTTTCccttaatttttgtgtcatctgtaaactttatcattTATGATggtatgttttcttccaggtcattggtAAAAATGGTAAACAGTTATGTTCTTAGTGTAGGGCTAAGAAacaatccctgcagaaccccactggaGACAGACCAACTCCAAAGCGATTTCCCATGTGTAGTTACGCATTTTTAATACCTATCAGTTAgcaagtttttaatccatttaatgtgtgccatgttaattttatatcattctgggTGTTTTATCAAAATGTGGTATATATCAAGTGACACACCTTACCGAAGTCTTATGACAACACTGTTatcttttatcaaccaaactggtaatctcatcaaaaaagatatcaagtttgtttgacagggtctgttttccataaacccttaTGGATTTGCATTAACTTCATTACCTTATATTACATTGGCAAGTTAGTAAATATATACAGCAGAAAAAAGAAGTATGCATGTAAattcatattttcttttaaattaggaTATGATGATTACATTAACATGAGCATTGAGCCAAAGAAGCTTGTGATGGGTGTTCCCTGGTATGGCTATGATTATAGATGTCTGGATTTGTCTAAGGTAAGATTAAGGCAGTTCTATCATAGCTgtgtttttgatatttttttttctatgatATGCTATATaagttttggtagggtttttttaatttattttttgtggtttttttttttttacagttaggaagtgCAAAAACTGTGTGGTCTCTAAGATAAGAGCACAGGACAGGGACTTAAGATATCCGTGTTCTAGTTGGTTCTGCCAGTAACTTACTGTGTGATGCCAGGCAAGTCATTCTACCTCTgtgcctccctttcctcctctgtaaaattaaGATGATGATACTTGGATACccaaaagtgctttgaaatctttgGATGAAAAGAGCTATATAAGTATGTAGCTCCCTCTTGTGGGGCAGCCTGATCCCTTCTGAAGGTAGTGGAGCCTCTTATCCCTCTACAGGGATTTGGTGACCCCCTTTAGGACCAGTGGTTCCTGAGTTCTTAGTGCTTGGTGCCTCCATCCTGTGTCCAGGTGCGTAAATCCGTAATCAACCCTGTGACCTCTAGGACATTATAATTTATGGGTACAATAAATCAAGGAATTACATAAATAGCATTTAATTCCTGGAAAGGATAGCGGTAAATTAAAAGGAAGGGGAAGACAACAGGAAAAGGAATCAAAGACGTTAAATAATAACCCAAATCCTGCAAATAAAAGCCCACAAACTAAATTGATATGACAATTCCCTCTTCCCCCGCCACCACCAGTGCTCCTTAGAGGCCTtatcttgggggtggagggactggAGTTTGATGTGGATGGCTGGTATCCATTCCTGGGAAACTGATAGTCCTGCCTTTCAGTTGAATGGAGTCCCTGGTGGCCTTGAGCCCTGACTGTTGTGTTCTGCTGGCTTTCAGTGCTCACTGGTGCAGCAGAATCTTGGGATTGGTCTCTCTGTTGTTGGAGCTAGGGGCTCCAGGTCAGTCTCAGGCCCTCTGATAGGGAGAGTCAAAATAGCCATCTCCCCTTCTACTGCAGAGAGACGCTCTCTTGAGGCTGCTTCTCTTCCAACATGACTTCCTGAAATCAGCTCTCCCTCCTCACATGGTCCCTGCCATGTTCAGTCATGTGGTCCAGGCATATGAAGGCTCTCTGGGACCTGCAGTTGATTGTCCAGGCATGTCAGTCAGGTTCCTGGGCCAGCCCCTACAGACACTGGGGCTCAAGCATAGGTGAGTCAAGCACTGTCAGTTGAAGATCTAGTCTGTgcctctgctcctctttctctgaAACCCCCAAATTAGCAAGGGGGCTACAAGTACAAAATATTATTGAGGAGTTttgttatgtatttatttaattaattattttattttattacacaaataatataaagtgaatatTAGTGTTGTTTCCTACAGTAGACCAGTATGAGGAGCTGGAAGTTACTCATTTCAATTAAATGAAATTGAACTTACTTCTTTCTCTACATTTTATTGAAACAGATAGTAATCCATATCTGGTGTGAATATTTAGTTATTTTTGGCAGGTGCCTCTTTCTGACTTTCTTCCAGGCTTATCCCTTCTGAAGGGTTTAATAAATCCAAGAAACATGAACCAGAACTCCCTGTTTTTTCAGGATCATGTTTGTTCCCTCCCAAATATTCCTTTCCGAGGGGCTCCATGCAGTGATGCTGCAGGGCGTCAGGTCACCTATGGAACAATAATGAAGCAGGTGAATAGTTCTATTTCTGGGAGcctgtgggatgaggagcagaaGGCTCCATATTATGAATATAAGGTAAGCAGTTTCCTAGACAAACATTTGAGCTGTGGACTAAATGTACATGAACCTTAGTTCTGTTCTCATAAAAGCTAGATTCTCAGGTGTGATCTATCCACTTTGGATGCTTATGTGTTGCAGAGTGGATGGATTCCAGCTTAACTTGTGCAGGGGAACACTCCATTGGCATAATGCTGGCAAAAGTGGCAGAGCTGGCTCCTGCACTAGCCTCCCACCTCTTCATTGAGAGGGAGGATGCATATGATGCCAGGAAGGGGGTTTGGTAGGACAGAGTTCCACTATGCCCATCCTCCCTTGTCATAAGGCCCCTAAGGAACCTTATGCCAGTGATGTAAGTTAAAACAGGATCCCAGCCGCTCTTAATTGCGGCTGGTGCTGGGTGGCACAAGATCAGGGAGCTGCAACTGTCTCCCTTTGGTGTCCCCTCTTCACTGTGTCCAAACTCCATCTGGATGCAGTGGAAGACTGAGCCCATATATTATTGGTGTGCACTTATAAAGCTGTAAATATTTCTTATGGTTCCTTCGGTGATGGATTGTCAGTTACCTGGTATTAAATTTTGTATAACTTTAGTGCACTGATGACTGACTAAAAGCTCTTAAAAGTCATCACCAGCTGAAAgcaatataatttttatttagcAAAATTCCATAACTTTCTCTAAACCTATGTTTATTGCTAGGAACAAAAACACATACtctgtgactgaatttcatttactAGATTAGACTGCACGATTGAAATCCTAGCCCAAGCCTTTGATATTAtcagctttttaaattaaatttatcaATAAAATACACACAGATCTAGTCATCTCATTTAACCAAAATTAATACAAACATCTTTGTAACTCATTTGTGGTTGCTTGTCTGGAGATCAGAGAAAAATACTAGTAAGAAAGCAGAGATGTTTATTGGTCTGTGCATTGTAGAAGAAAGATAGCTggagttgtggggtttttttgttttgtttttgttttaaaccacacacacacatccttttaAGTAGCTTCTTTGCACTTTTGGAAAGGGAATTTTAGATTGTCTTGTTTGTAGAGCTTTTAAATGTAAGTCTGCAAAAGCACTGTACATATTTTATTCATCTGAGTTTTTACTTCATTTATAATTATAGTTTTGATTCATTGCATTTGACCTCTTTGTATACAGTGTTAATATATGCTAACACAAATGTCCGATGAACTTTTTATAGGACTCTCTTGGTCATTTTCATCAAGTATGGTACGATAATCCGCAGAGCATTTCCCTGAAGGCAGCGTTTGCAAAGAAACGTGGTTTAAGGGGTATTGGcatgtggaatggaaattgtCTTGACTACTCCAGAAGTTCTGTAGCAGAGCAGCAGACTGAAGCAATGTGGCGAGCCTTGAGACCATAGCAACTATAGTGAACACTACCTCTGGATTTAGAATATAGAAAATTAATTGGTAGTTGTTATGGCTAATATACTGTCTTATGCCTTCTTGCAAGCATGCACTGGTTACAAGCAAAACTTCATCTTGTCAGTCTGTGCTTTATACCTTAGAAAGTATTTAACATTGCATTAACACTGTTTTAACAGGTTCTGGTTATTCTCATTTTCACAACTTTCATAACTGCATCAGACCTTGAACTTGACGCTCATAATATATATTAACAACATATGTATGTTGAACCATTTAAAAGAGAGCATATGAGAATGAGGTGCTCTGCTCAACACAAATGCTTTAACATAACCAATTACTGTTCTTTATTCTGTAAAGGTTGAGAAGGTTTTAATTATTTGTAGCATTTAGCTTTGTTGCCAGTGAAACTGAAGAATTAAATATTCTTTTTATGTTTACATAACATTGTGAGGTTTTTTTTACAACTTCTTCAAAAGCCAGAAAACCTTGGCCAAAGAGAGCCCATTTTTCTCAAAGCAACATTCTAAAGTGTATATGATGATAAGCATTTCTTATGACTTGTCTGAACACATTGATTTCATAATTAGCATTTTTAAGTGTCTACATTTTTGAACTAGATAATTGTAGTCACCATACTGCTGTAATTTCTGATGCTAGTGTAAAGTCTACATGGTGCTTTTAATTCAAAATCAGAGGAATGGATGATGTTCTCTAAGTATGTAGAGGTTTATTCGCCTCATCCTTCATGTCAGTAACTGGTACTACTAGCTATGGGAAACATATGCACACATATTGGCTAGTTTAACACTTTTTTTGCAGAAAAGGTGCCCAGCTACACATTGGAATCTGTTTTGGGGCACAGTATTTATTCGTGCTAGTGCTTCATTTGTGCTATATTGTGGTTTGATCTTGTCTGTGTGGATAAATCATGTTTGTGTTCAAGTTAAAGGGGTTGTATGGATAAAAGTGAGGTTAGAATTTGGCTATAACATGGTACCCTGAAAAAATCTGTCTTTAGGTCAATTTTATGTAGATCTTGCGGAGAGAACAATTCTGTATCAGTAGAGAAATGGATTGGATAATCTAATAGATGTTTTCGTCTTTAAGTGCTGTGATTCCTGACAACTAAGAGGATAGATTCCTTGATCTAGCATGGTGTTTTTCACATTTCTTTACACAAAACTCAGGCTGAATAAAAGGACCCTATATTCATTTCTAGTTGCttataaaatatgaaaatattcagAATGAGAATCTCAGGTTAGTCCAAATATTTTCTGATGATGATTCATTGTGCCAGGGGAATTTTGAATGAAATATTAAGATGTTTGGAAACATTTATAGAGAGCGAGTGTGCGTGTGTGCTCACGTGCATATTTCAGTGAAGTTTTGttaaaatggaaaggaaataTTAAGGCTGAGGCAAAAGAACAATTCATGGCACTTTCATCTTCCTAGAAGCAAAatacaatatttgttttttaatgtttcaagGATTATTTCATAAATAAATGATCTACTAAACTGTACCCTATACCCTGTACCCTGTAAACtgtaccctataccggaaacctactgaccgctattcctacctgcatgcctccagctttcaccctgaccacactacacgatccatcgtctacagccaagctctgcgatacaaccgcatttgctccaacccctcagacagagacaaacacctacaagatctctgtcaagctttcttacaactacaatacccacctgcagaagtaaagaaacagattgatagagccagaagagttcccagaagttacctactacaggacaggcctaacaaagaaaataacagaacgccactagcggtcaccttcagcccccaactaaaacccctccaacgcattattaaggatctacaacctatcctaaaggatgacccaacactctcacaagtcttgggagacaggccagtccttgcctacagacagccccgcaacctgaagcaaatactcaccaacaaccacataccacacaacagaaccactaacccaggaacttatccttgcaacaaagcccgttgccaattgtgcccacatatctattcaggggacaccatcacagggcctaataacatcagccacactatcagaggctcgttcacctgcacatccaccaatgtgatatatgccatcatgtgccagcaatgcccctctgccatgtacattggtcaaactggacagtctctacgtaaaagaataaatggacacaaatcagatgtcaagaattataacattcataaaccagtcggagaacacttcaatctctctggtcacgcaatcacagacatgaaggtcgctatcttaaaacaaaaaaacttcaaatccagactccagcgagaaactgctgaattggaattcatttgcaaattggatactattaatttaggcttaaatagagactgggagtggctaagtcattatgcaaggtagcctgtttcctcttgttttttcctacccccccccccccccagatgttctggtttaacttggatttaaacttggagagtggtcagtttggatgagctattaccagcaggagagtgagtttgtgtgtgtatgggggtgggggggatgtgagaaaacctggatctatgcaggaaatagcccgacttgattatgtaaagagttgtcactttggatgggctagcaccagcaggagagtgaatttgtgtgggggggtggagggtgtgagaacctggatttgtgctggaaatggcccacctgttgatcactttagataagctattaccagcaggacagtggggtgggaggaggtattgtttcatattctctgtgtgtaaataaagtctgctgcagtttccacggtatacatctgatgaagtgagctgtagctcacgaaagctcatgctcaaataaattggttagtctctaaggtgccacaagtactccttttctttttgtgaatacagactaacacggctgttcctctgaaacctactaaacTGTGTGAGAGATTTTCtgtatataacattttaaaagtgagGTGTAATCCAAATCTTCTGAGTCTGTGGTTTGTCTTTGAACATACTGCaatgaaagaagaaagaaaactgtTTTCTAGTCCTACTGTGTATTTGTTACAAAGATAGGCCCATATCCTGTGGACACTTACGCATCTGTTTAATTTTATATGCTTtgagtattcccattgaagtcagtgggactactcaggtaTGCACTTAAGTTGATATACTaaaagtgttgttttttaaatgttgatattGTCTTATTGAATCTGTGGACACAGTGAAATAATTAGTAGGAGTCTGACATTCCCCCCTCCTTAATCAGGATTTTGGTTTAAATACCTAACATTGTCAAGTTAGGCCCTGACTATGCTATAACTTGCAACTGATGTTACAGTAGACCCTCAGAGGTATgaacactttgggaatggaggttgtttataactctgaaatgttcataactgaacaaaacattatggattttctttcaaaattttacaACTTAAAATTGACTtcatatagctttgaaactttattatgcagaagaaaaatgctgcttttaaccatcttaattcaAATGATCCcttatcaaatctttttttaaacttcccctttgttttttttagtagtttatgtttaacacagtactgtactgtgtttgctttttttttttttttttgtctttgctgctgcctgattgcatacttctggttccaaatgaggtgtgtggttgactggtcaatttgtaactctgaggttctactgtactttctCTACTAGTTGAAAAGTGCTTAACATAGTGTCAGTCATAAAAcctttaaaagctgttttataaCTGTTAGAGAAGTGCAAATGGACACTGCTGGGGGTGTATAAAACTTTACTGTTGAACACAGTATAGCTTAAACAGGTTTGTGTGGACTGCTTGCTGCAGAATTGTATTAGGAAAATGCACAAAGTAAGCATTGGTAGAGTGCTGAAAACTAAGAAGTAAATTGGATGTTTGGTATGCATGTCCATCTAACTGCTTTTAGACTTCATCTGAGGGACTGAAGAATATTAAGCCAGCATCCAGCAAATAAATAACTTCTATAAATGCTAGATTgaggatttttttctgtaaaagaaATCATTACAGAACTGGATTGAATCTATTTAATACATAACCATTTCCCTCTTTTTCCTCTTAATATGTTGTCATTTATTCTTGTAGATTATTAGAGGGTGTGATCACATTGAGAGAGACTTTTTGGACTACAGAGGCTAGGAAACTCTGGGTGGAGGTGACTTGGTTTACTTTAGTGTGTACCATCAGGGAGGAGACACCTTGCATTTGTGTAAAACTTTCCTCCCTGAAGAAGGTGCATGCAAGGAGCATGAGTTAGCTGTTAATTTGGGCGTGGATATTCATTTAGCAGTCCTCTGCCGTGGAGATGATCACATATTGTAGCCACTCACCCTTTGGCCCTGCCTCAAAACCCTGTGAAACCTGACTCCTATGAAGGGATTTCAGCAGTATCTGAGAATGGGGAATCTCTATGGGGCTGAGAAAAGACAATGCTTTGGGGAACTGTCTCAATCCAGTCCACTCCCCTCCCAACATTTTGAGCCACATTCCCATGAAGTGCTTCTGGGGAAAAGGGATGCTGCTGCAGAGCCATAACTCTAAACTTCCAGCCCTCAGGGGGTCACAGATTGGATCTGGATTCCTTATACTTGTAAAACAAAAGGGACTAGATCACCTTCTATCTGTGGTATCTCTTTTCATCTGCTGCTGTGTATTTCATTTGCTAATTTttgttaaaactttaaaaattaaacacttGAATCTGTTTCATCAACTAGAATTTTAATTGAACTATTTATAATTTCAAGTTTTCTGTATCACAGCAGTGACTGGAACCCAaagtccagtcctctgctcttATTTATTAAATACCGTTAGTGTTTTCCATGCTGAATAAAcagaaaagacagtcccttccttCTAGAGTTTGAAATCTAAATTGGTCCTAGACAATACAGTTCAGATTCATAGGATTTAGGTTCCAATCTTGAAGTGGAACAGGGGTTGGTTCATTTGTTGGGAAAGCTTTATAGAAGGATTTAAAGAGGGATTACATTGGAGACAGAGAGGTTGTATAGCTCACAAGATTTAGAGTTCCTCCTTTTGAAAGTGTTGCAAGAACTTTCACATCCTATTACTGACATCCTGTCTGTTTCTGTCACTTGCAATAATTTAGTATAGCCTTGTCAGTTTTGTGGCCGCTTCACATTAACCTCTTGCAGCGTCCTGCTTTGCTAGATATAATACCCTTTGGAACTGAGGAAGCAAGCAGGAGAGAATGGAAAAAGTTAACATGGAGGGGGTACTATTTCCCTTCCAGAGATCTGATACTCCATACAGGAACATGCCTGTTGCCTCCACTCTGAACTTGGTTAATAAATACTGTAtgctctacattttctttcatataAGTCTGACCGTGATCATATTCACAACCTCATGGCTAGGACAAGGGCACTTGATTGTCAGTGCAGCTACACTTAAGAGAGGGAAAAGAAACTACAAGACTGCTATGATTACAATGCTTGAATTTCAAAGCACAATGAGTAGATATCTGAAATCAGATTTCTGCTGCCCCAGTCCTGTAAAAATTGCCGACTATTTTGTGGGTTAAACTGATTGAGCTATATGTACTTCAAAAGaccaaatatacatttttatccaCAACTATGGGTATACTAGTTCAAATTACAATTCCATATTGATCTTCATTGTATAAAATAAACATAATTCactatttgaaaaaaattaatgccatttctttacattttattAGCTTATAGTCAAAAATAAACACGCTAATAGGTTAAACTGCATATTTTTATAAGTATAAGTGAATTACAACTAAGTTACAATTATTAGCTTGAGATATTTTAgggcattttaaataaatgatatacCTCTATTTTAACATATACAATTATCCTATCTTACAAATTGAGAAGTCTGTACAATAAAAGCATAGGAACATAAAACCAACTACTGATATGTTGAGCTTCGATACAAATATATCACACAATCCCAAGTAATGTGATCCTTCTAAAATATTGGTGTTTCAGACTGGAGTATTAAAGATGACTGAATTTTCTTCTGTGCCAGCTCTGCTCTCAATGCTCGTAAATCAGAGGCTGCCTGCTTTCTCATCTGCAAAAGAACTAGAGATTATTTAAGGAAGATTTTGAAGTTGAAGATTTAACTTTTATGTGGGTTAGATGGATATAGAATGTGCCTTTCATCTCCAGGACGCTTTGATTCTATCCAGTTCTAGTCCTGCTTTTCTGCATGTTTCCTTTGTTGTGTCATCTTTAAAAGtcaaatcctgaaatccttactcgGCAAATTCCGATCGCCATCAGTAAGGGTTTGCCTGACTAAGACTCTCAGGACTGCTTTGTATAACTGACAATATTTCTCTTCTAGAAATACGTTTTCTAGTCGTTTCCATTTTGCTAGCAATGGACAGAAttatctcccacactgcaaatgATAAGGCAAAGGGACAAATTCTTATTTTAGTTGCAACAGTACAAtccacattgatttcagtgtcatACTCTGAACTCACTTCTC
This genomic interval carries:
- the CTBS gene encoding di-N-acetylchitobiase, translated to MRRLLRAGACTSRGCPVLLLALLRLGWSSGACPCREPALCRPIAGAREFEVFVFDVGRKSWKFYDWSQITTVAAFGKYDPELLCYAHSKGARVVLKGDVPVKEIIDSANRTAWIAQQVDLAKKQYMDGINIDIEQEVREMSPEYYALTALVKETTDAFHREIPGSQVTFDVAWSPACIDKRCYNYSGIADACDFLFVMSYDEQSQVWTGCIARANAPYSQTLDGYDDYINMSIEPKKLVMGVPWYGYDYRCLDLSKDHVCSLPNIPFRGAPCSDAAGRQVTYGTIMKQVNSSISGSLWDEEQKAPYYEYKDSLGHFHQVWYDNPQSISLKAAFAKKRGLRGIGMWNGNCLDYSRSSVAEQQTEAMWRALRP